A region from the Neurospora crassa OR74A linkage group V, whole genome shotgun sequence genome encodes:
- a CDS encoding progesterone binding protein, whose translation MSGKFEPKVPVQLNPPKDDPISVEELAKANGADGGKCYVAIKGIVYDVTGNKAYQPGGSYHVFAGKDASRALGKTSTKAEDVRPDWQDLDDKDKSTLNDWITFFSKRYNVVGKVEGATNME comes from the exons ATGTCCGGAAAGTTTGAGCCCAAGGTCCCTGTTCAGTTGAACCCTCCTAAGGACGACCCTATTTCCGTTGAGGAGTTGGCCAAGGCGAACG GTGCTGATGGTGGAAAGTGTTACGTTGCCATCAAGGGTATCGTCTACGACGTAACAGGCAACAAGGCGTACCAGCCTGGAGGATCTTATCACG TATTCGCTGGCAAGGACGCCTCGCGCGCTCTCGGCAAGACTTCGACCAAGGCCGAGGATGTCAGGCCAGACTGGCAAGACCTTGATGACAAGGACAAGTCGACGCTTAACGACTGGatcaccttcttctccaagcGCTACAATGTAGTGGGCAAGGTCGAGGGCGCAACCAACATGGAGTAA